A region of bacterium DNA encodes the following proteins:
- a CDS encoding molybdenum cofactor guanylyltransferase, which produces MTLRGVILAGGASQRMGRTKALLPVGETTLIEAVIARLREACPQILIVTNTPELYRHLGIPMAPDALPGRQSLVGIYTGILHADGPVFVCGCDMPFLNPALIRYLGSLADGVDVVIPRHRSEYEPLHAVYTEACLEPIRRCAMRQGRNTGFLSEVRVRVVELEEIRRFDPDLRSFANVNTPEDYTRLRGAPPDRSDRGGKPNGSGGGPTDAGR; this is translated from the coding sequence ATGACCCTGCGGGGTGTGATTCTCGCCGGCGGCGCGAGCCAGCGGATGGGCCGGACCAAGGCGCTGCTGCCGGTTGGAGAAACAACCCTGATCGAGGCGGTGATCGCCCGGCTCCGCGAGGCCTGCCCCCAGATCTTGATCGTCACCAACACCCCTGAGCTGTACCGCCACCTCGGGATCCCGATGGCGCCCGACGCACTCCCCGGCCGGCAATCGCTTGTGGGGATCTACACCGGGATCCTGCATGCCGACGGTCCGGTGTTCGTGTGCGGGTGCGACATGCCGTTCCTCAACCCCGCGCTGATCCGCTACCTCGGCTCGCTCGCCGATGGGGTCGACGTGGTGATCCCGCGCCATCGCAGCGAGTACGAGCCGCTCCACGCTGTCTACACAGAGGCGTGCTTGGAACCGATCCGCCGGTGCGCGATGCGCCAGGGACGCAACACGGGGTTTCTCAGCGAGGTCCGCGTGCGGGTCGTCGAGCTCGAGGAAATCAGGCGGTTCGACCCCGACCTTCGATCGTTTGCGAACGTCAATACGCCGGAGGATTACACTCGGCTGCGGGGGGCGCCCCCCGACCGGAGCGATCGAGGCGGGAAGCCAAACGGTTCCGGGGGCGGTCCCACGGACGCCGGCCGGTGA
- a CDS encoding UPF0182 family protein, which yields MTARPGRLRRTLLILLVALLVLLPSLARTYTEWLWFGEVGYRSVFWIPIVSGMVVAFVAALSVFVILWVNTRPLLRLRQIPRVIDLQPSGGRTYRQVIVRLRPATLLAAGAGIISLLAGQAAGGAWQTFQLWLHRVPFGIADPVFHRDVGFYVFILPAYTAVYDWLFSWIFIALLIVAAGYYLDLAPLMLRGVWAIPRGARVHLAVLAGVLLLLRAAGFWLDAYGLLFSPRGAVFGAGYTDLHATLPALRILMVLAAATGVLMLSSVWLPTLRVAVGSLAAMIVVWIVGTSVYPSFVQQFEVSPNELNREAPYIRNSIEATLHAFNLDQVQEQLFPATESLTPATVQANRSVLDNVRLWDYRPLLRTYAQLQGLRLYYTFTNVGVDRYHIGGREQQVMLSARELDLARLTPEARTWVNDHLVFTHGYGLVMTPVNRISGEGLPEFYIKDIPPQSPIGLRVARPELYYGLLADQYVIVKTRTKELDYPQGDQNVYASYDGTGGVSLSAPLAKLAFATRFGASQLMLTNDVTPESRVMFHREVRERVAHIAPMLTFDHDPYLVLADARLYWIVDAYTTSAGYPYAHPANGLNYIRNSVKVVVDAYNGTTRFYVVDPQDPLVEAYGRIFPGLFRPIAELPPSLAAHLRYPEDLFAIQAQLYSTFHMKDPRVFYNREDLWVFPNELFSGAAQPLEPYYVNLKLDPAQGEEFALILPFTPAGKDNMVAWMAGRSDMPHYGRLLVYRFPKDRTVFGPMQIEARINQDPVISSQLTLWNQQGSQVIRGNLLVVPVSDALLYIEPLYLQAAGSALPELKRVIVAYGARIAMEPTLEASLGRIFGTPVEGPPPPPGASAQPTGPAPPSGPQPAGGPGETRAAALVAEANADYARAQAALRSGDFAAYGREIDALGRVLAELKRETSAP from the coding sequence ATGACGGCCCGGCCCGGACGGCTCCGCCGCACGCTCCTGATCCTGCTGGTCGCCCTGCTCGTGCTGCTGCCGAGCCTTGCCCGCACCTACACGGAGTGGCTGTGGTTTGGCGAGGTTGGCTACCGCTCGGTGTTCTGGATCCCCATCGTGTCGGGAATGGTGGTGGCGTTCGTCGCGGCGCTCTCGGTGTTCGTGATCCTGTGGGTGAACACCCGGCCCCTCCTCCGGCTGCGCCAGATCCCACGGGTCATCGATCTACAGCCTTCGGGCGGCCGCACCTACCGGCAGGTCATCGTGCGGCTCCGCCCCGCCACGCTCCTCGCGGCGGGCGCCGGGATCATCAGCCTGCTCGCCGGGCAAGCGGCCGGAGGGGCGTGGCAGACGTTTCAGCTGTGGCTCCACCGCGTGCCGTTCGGTATCGCGGATCCGGTGTTCCACCGGGACGTCGGGTTCTATGTCTTCATCCTCCCGGCATACACCGCGGTGTACGATTGGCTGTTCTCGTGGATCTTCATCGCCTTGCTCATCGTTGCGGCCGGCTACTATCTCGATCTCGCGCCGCTGATGCTGCGCGGGGTCTGGGCGATCCCGCGGGGCGCCCGCGTTCACCTGGCCGTCCTCGCCGGGGTGCTGCTGCTGCTGCGGGCGGCGGGGTTTTGGCTCGACGCGTACGGGTTGCTCTTCTCTCCGCGCGGCGCGGTCTTCGGCGCCGGGTACACCGATCTGCACGCGACGCTGCCAGCCCTGCGGATTCTGATGGTGCTCGCGGCGGCCACCGGGGTGTTGATGCTGTCCTCGGTGTGGCTGCCGACCCTCCGCGTCGCGGTCGGATCGCTCGCCGCGATGATCGTCGTGTGGATCGTGGGCACCAGCGTGTATCCCTCTTTTGTCCAACAGTTCGAGGTGTCGCCTAACGAGCTGAACCGGGAGGCGCCGTACATCCGAAACAGCATCGAGGCGACCCTCCACGCCTTCAATCTCGACCAGGTGCAGGAGCAGCTCTTCCCCGCCACCGAGTCGCTGACCCCGGCCACCGTGCAGGCGAACCGCTCGGTTCTCGACAACGTCCGATTGTGGGACTACCGGCCGCTGCTGCGCACCTACGCACAGCTGCAGGGGCTCCGCCTGTACTATACGTTCACGAACGTCGGCGTCGACCGGTACCACATCGGCGGGCGCGAACAGCAGGTGATGCTCTCAGCGCGGGAACTCGATCTTGCCCGGCTCACCCCCGAAGCGCGGACGTGGGTCAACGATCACCTGGTCTTCACCCACGGCTACGGCCTGGTCATGACGCCGGTGAATCGAATCTCCGGGGAGGGCCTCCCCGAGTTCTACATCAAGGACATCCCGCCGCAGAGCCCGATCGGGCTTCGGGTGGCTCGGCCGGAGCTGTACTACGGCCTGCTGGCCGATCAATACGTCATCGTGAAGACCCGCACCAAAGAGCTCGACTACCCGCAGGGCGACCAGAACGTCTACGCGTCCTACGACGGGACCGGCGGGGTGTCCCTCTCCGCCCCACTGGCGAAGCTGGCGTTTGCGACCCGGTTCGGGGCCTCGCAACTCATGCTCACTAACGATGTGACCCCCGAGAGCCGGGTGATGTTCCACCGCGAGGTCCGAGAGCGGGTGGCCCACATCGCGCCGATGCTGACCTTCGATCACGATCCGTATCTCGTGCTCGCCGACGCGCGCCTGTACTGGATCGTGGACGCCTACACCACGAGCGCCGGGTACCCGTACGCGCACCCGGCCAACGGGCTCAATTATATTCGCAACTCTGTGAAGGTCGTGGTCGACGCCTACAACGGGACGACCCGCTTCTACGTTGTGGACCCGCAGGATCCTTTGGTCGAAGCCTACGGGCGGATCTTCCCCGGGCTCTTCCGCCCGATCGCCGAGCTCCCGCCGTCGCTCGCGGCCCACCTCCGGTACCCCGAGGATCTGTTTGCGATTCAGGCCCAACTCTACTCGACGTTCCACATGAAGGATCCGCGGGTCTTCTACAACCGCGAGGACCTCTGGGTGTTTCCCAACGAGCTGTTCTCCGGGGCCGCGCAGCCCCTGGAGCCGTACTACGTCAACCTCAAGCTGGACCCGGCGCAGGGCGAGGAGTTTGCGCTCATCCTCCCATTCACCCCGGCGGGCAAAGACAACATGGTGGCGTGGATGGCGGGCCGGAGCGACATGCCCCACTACGGCCGGCTGCTCGTCTACCGGTTTCCCAAGGATCGCACGGTGTTCGGGCCTATGCAGATTGAGGCGCGGATCAACCAGGATCCGGTCATCAGCAGCCAGCTGACCTTGTGGAACCAGCAGGGCTCCCAGGTCATCCGCGGGAACCTGCTCGTTGTTCCGGTGTCCGACGCGCTCCTGTACATCGAGCCGCTGTACCTCCAGGCCGCCGGCAGTGCGCTCCCCGAGCTGAAGCGCGTGATCGTCGCCTACGGGGCGCGGATCGCGATGGAGCCGACGCTGGAGGCCTCGCTGGGCCGCATCTTCGGCACGCCGGTCGAGGGGCCCCCGCCGCCCCCGGGCGCGTCCGCCCAGCCCACGGGACCTGCGCCCCCGTCCGGCCCACAGCCCGCCGGCGGGCCCGGGGAAACGCGCGCGGCCGCGCTGGTGGCCGAAGCGAACGCGGATTACGCACGCGCGCAGGCCGCGCTGCGCAGCGGTGATTTCGCCGCCTACGGGCGGGAGATCGACGCGCTGGGGCGCGTGCTCGCGGAACTGAAGCGGGAGACCAGCGCGCCCTAG
- a CDS encoding iron-sulfur cluster assembly protein: MITRDQVIEVLKTCYDPEIPVNIWDLGLIYDITIVEDAVNIKMTLTAVGCSLGPQLVGEVETKLLCVDGVEDCKVEMIWSPPWTPERLSDDGRLSLQAMGFPL, encoded by the coding sequence ATGATCACCAGAGACCAAGTCATCGAGGTCCTGAAGACCTGTTACGACCCGGAGATCCCGGTCAACATCTGGGATCTGGGGTTGATCTACGACATCACGATCGTCGAAGATGCCGTGAACATCAAGATGACGCTGACGGCGGTGGGATGCTCGCTGGGCCCGCAGCTGGTCGGCGAGGTGGAAACCAAGCTCCTCTGTGTCGACGGCGTCGAGGACTGCAAGGTCGAGATGATCTGGAGCCCACCGTGGACGCCCGAGCGCCTCAGCGACGACGGCCGGCTGTCGCTCCAGGCGATGGGGTTCCCGCTGTGA